In Brassica rapa cultivar Chiifu-401-42 chromosome A06, CAAS_Brap_v3.01, whole genome shotgun sequence, a single window of DNA contains:
- the LOC103871015 gene encoding poly(A)-specific ribonuclease PARN yields MRRHKRWPLRPLASASIRSRFSSTAEIATTPTTTEAFPLKHVTRSNFETTLNDLRTHVKAADFVAIDLEMTGVTSAPWRDSLEFDRYDVRYLKVKDSAEKFAVVQFGVCPFRWDSLTHSFLSHPHNFFVFPRQELAFDHHEFLCQTTSIDFLAKYQFDFNTCIHEGISYLSRRQEEDASKRFEMLYHEEGMVEAEDFKLVRLADVLFAQRMKTKLNEWRSDLLHGGKASSESPGSSTQSTETVFYHMRPALSLKGFTSHQLRVIKLVLGKHFRDLVYIHANDKSSSCSQDFVVFTDSESDKANLLKEAKDERKRVAERKIQSAIGFRHVIDLLSSEKKLIVGHNSILDIAHVYSKFVGPLPSTAEEFVASIRDHFPHIVDTKILVNVNPMLHQRMKKSSTSLSSAFSSLCPQVELPSRGSDLFLQQRVKIDVQVDNVRCSKWNAGGKHEAGYDAFMTGCIFAQACSHLGFDFNHPSVNFAQNEKLEKYINRLYLSWARGDIIDLRASHSNAENWRVSKFKYEKIVLIWNFPRKLKAREIKECICKAFGSTSVTSVYHLDDTAVFVLFKNSELVSEFLKLKEQLESDDGPVTVIHPLSKILEGGKTGAADYEAYKEICSSHISKVLFSDQAETVGVKSRTRPDPKGETSPETERREKADKASDLIDAFLANSVKVEAAGIN; encoded by the exons ATGCGGCGGCACAAGCGATGGCCCTTGAGACCCCTCGCCAGTGCTTCGATTCGTTCACGCTTCTCTTCGACGGCGGAGATAGCCACTACTCCGACGACGACGGAGGCTTTCCCGTTGAAGCACGTGACGAGATCGAACTTCGAGACGACGCTTAATGATCTGCGTACGCATGTAAAGGCAGCTGATTTCGTGGCGATAGACCTCGAGATGACTGGCGTGACGAGTGCTCCGTGGAGAGACTCGTTGGAGTTCGACCGCTACGACGTCAGATACCTCAAAGTGAAAGACTCAGCCGAGAAATTCGCAGTCGTTCAGTTCGGCGTCTGTCCCTTCCGATGGGATTCTCTCACTCACTCATTCCTCTCTCACCC GCACAACTTCTTTGTGTTTCCTCGTCAAGAGCTCGCCTTTGATCATCATGAGTTTCTCTGCCAGACCACATCCATTGACTTCCTTGCTAAGTATCAATTTGATTTCAACACCTGCATCCATGAAG GAATCTCTTATTTGTCCAGACGACAAGAGGAAGATGCAAGTAAGCGTTTTGAAATGCTATATCACGAGGAAGGCATGGTGGAAGCAGAGGATTTCAAGTTGGTGCGATTGGCTGATGTTCTTTTTGCTCAAAGGATGAAGACCAAGCTGAATGAATGGCGGTCTGATCTCTTACATGGTGGGAAGGCATCTTCTGAGTCTCCGGGGAGCTCAACTCAGAGTACTGAAACTGTGTTCTATCACATGCGTCCGGCTCTTAGTCTCAAGGGTTTCACTTCTCATCAGCTCAGAGTTATTAAATTG GTTTTAGGAAAGCATTTTAGAGATCTTGTCTACATACATGCGAATGATAAAAGTTCTTCTTGTTCACAAGACTTTGTTGTGTTCACTGATTCAGAATCCGACAAGGCAAATCTCTTG AAGGAGGCAAAGGATGAACGCAAGAGAGTGGCGGAAAGAAAGATACAATCTGCAATAGGGTTCCGTCACGTGATTGATCTGCTTTCATCAGAGAAGAAGTTGATTGTTGGTCACAATTCTATCCTGGATATTGCACATGTATACAGCAAATTTGTGGGACCTCTTCCTTCCACAGCTGAGGAATTCGTGGCCTCCATTAGGGACCACTTTCCTCACATTGTTGACACCAAAATACTCGTAAACGTGAATCCAATGTTGCATCAGAGGATGAAGAAGTCCAGTACATCACTATCCTCTGCCTTCTCCTCGTTATGTCCACAAGTCGAGCTTCCTTCTCGAGGCTCTGACTTGTTTCTTCAGCAGCGTGTCAAGATTGACGTCCAAGTAGATAACGTTAG ATGTTCTAAGTGGAATGCAGGAGGCAAACACGAAGCTGGTTATGATGCTTTCATGACAGGTTGCATCTTCGCACAGGCGTGTAGTCATCTAGGCTTCGACTTCAACCATCCATCAGTGAACTTTGCGCAGAACGAGAAACTTGAAAAGTACATTAACCGTCTTTATCTAAGCTGGGCAAGAGGAGATATCATCGACCTTCGAGCAAGCCACAGTAATGCCGAGAACTGGCGAGTCTCAAAGTTTAAATACGAGAAGATAGTCCTCATCTGGAACTTCCCACGAAAACTCAAGGCTAGAGAGATCAAAGAATGCATCTGCAAAGCCTTTGGTTCGACTTCCGTCACTTCTGTCTACCACTTGGACGACACTGCTGTTTTCGTCTTGTTCAAGAACTCAGAACTCGTTTCAGAGTTCCTAAAGCTTAAGGAGCAGCTGGAGTCAGACGATGGTCCTGTCACGGTCATTCACCCTCTCTCCAAGATCCTTGAAGGAGGGAAGACTGGCGCTGCAGACTACGAAGCCTACAAAGAGATTTGCAGCTCACATATCTCAAAGGTCCTATTCTCTGACCAAGCTGAAACAGTTGGGGTCAAATCAAGAACAAGACCCGACCCAAAAGGGGAGACAAGCCCTGAGactgagagaagagagaaggcTGATAAAGCATCGGATTTGATCGATGCTTTTTTGGCAAATAGTGTTAAAGTCGAAGCTGCTGGGATTAACTAA